DNA from Coffea arabica cultivar ET-39 chromosome 10c, Coffea Arabica ET-39 HiFi, whole genome shotgun sequence:
TTTGTTCTGAGTTCTGACGCAAAACATTTTCCGCCGCAAAATATTACTATATTTTCCTATGTTTTGATTGCTTGAGAATTACTTTCTCGTGAAGGAAATGTTTTACACCAAACAAATGTAACAAAAACTTTCAAGAGTAATTATCCAGTAATCACCAAAACTACTCCAAACAAGATGGAAAGAAGTAGATATTGGATGGAAAAAGAGGCATCCCAAAACTATTCCAAACAAGATGGAAAGAACTAGACATTGGATGGAAAAAAGAGACATTCCAGATCTAAGTGAAGTCATCGATGTTGGTTAATGGATAAAGAAACAAACATGTTTGGGCATACAGACAGTTCCCTGTGTATCAAGTACTTCGTCAGAAATGGTTTTGGAAGATATACCAAACACCGTAAAGCATGCGAGAGAGCAGATATTTTCATGAAATCATGacctcaccaaaaaaaaaaacatatagaTTCACATCATCTATatgttggatccttaatccaacgttggatttatatgtgaataattatgtaatgcaaactgtcaaataaggttaagtccaattaaagtgatcaaatatggtttgcacttaatgtatctaataggatgtgggcctttaatgtgtagagaTTTAAGGACttctatttctatgatgggctGAAATAGGATTCCAAAGAGTAATAggaatgttacctataaatagggttatgatCCTCAGGTCACATGTAGTATTCTATTTGTCGTAATTTCTAATACCACAAAAACAGCTCTTCCCTGATATCTCATCTTCAGCAAAGATACCAGAGAGATACTAAAGGGCTCTCTCAAGGTTTGGCAAATACGTGTTGACCTGGAAGACCACTCCAATATCTTTGGAGATTCAAATATCAATTTATCGATATGAATCCAGGTACACTTCcgttattttattgttaatttatttcttaataatcgccatatAGATTTTGGGTTTAATAGGTGATAATTTTCACCAAAGGTGAAATTTAGATAACCACCCTATCAAGGGTATCAGAGCCCATATGGTTGATTATTAGgaaataattttgttttagtaatttataattttattattattggttCTGTTTTCATGGCTATTGGCTGAGGACCTGATGCTATTAAATACATgattgttatgtgtttaaattttttattgccAGTTAATTCACTGTTTTCGTTatatatatgaatatgattTTGGTTGCTTCTGCCGCAGTACACGAATTTAGAATTATGGTAAATTATGTTTTTGTTTGCACGGTTCCACTTTGACTCATAagcaatatatataaaaaaaaaagaatttgtgTTCCGCTTCCATGGTTGACGAGTCTTTATGTGGTTTTTATGGTCATGGGTGCTTACGTAAGTAATGTATGGCCTTGGTCGGATGTTCACGTATTGAATCTATGACTAGCCGCAAAAGTCAATAAACATGAATTGCCTTCGGTCAAATCATTCAATGCTTTTGAATACATGAAATTTAGAGGGTCCCACCGTAGTCCAGCCGGACCAGGGGCAAGAGCGGTTGCAGGGTGCAGCCATTCCTGACGATTCTGTGTATTTTGCACATCGCGTAACTTTGAGGGTGTTTGGATATCTATTATTTGGAGTATTATCTGATAAAATATTCTAGGTAATGAAATAATCTCTCAGATAACAAAAAAATGTTTGGACAACTTTAGTGGCAATTCTTCACTTTCCACGTCCTCATTGGCAGGTTGGACCACATGGATACATTacttggattgatatgagaacAGATAAAAAAATTTGCAGCCTTCCCATGCAGCAGTACTTCAGCTTCATGCAGCTCAGTGACCCGTATTTTGCCTTGAAGCTGCAAGGGTTCTTCCGCTTGGGCAAAGCGGAACTCGTCCAAATTATTTTCAACTGAGAAGTTAGCCAGACAGAGCAACTATTTCCTAAAGGGACATCAGGAATTGATCCGACGTAGTAAACCTCCATTTCCTGAAGTGTTTTTTGAATCAGACGATGCATACAATTAGAAGAGCAGTTGTTTCTTCGTCTCTTTCTGTGGAAATCTCCATCAACGTAGGGGCTGGACTTGCATTGGCTTTGGGGCTATTATGGACACAAACCAACAAAGGGTGGGGTCAGAATACTTTGTCAGGTGCTAGAAAAGGGAAGAAGTGATCCTTGAAATGGGATGCTGTGATGAGCTCAAGCAACCGTTGATGGTTTACGAAGATGTCCCAAATGAAACCCCTATGGACCATTTACAAGGTTTGAACAGGTGGAGAGTAGCGTGGACTACTCGTCTCAACGTCCCTCATGCGATCGCTGAGGGGCTTGCTTACCTCCATTTCTCTGTAGTTCCTGCAAATAATCACCGTGATGTGAAGTATAGTAACCTTTTGCTTCATGACACGCTAAATgcaaagatttcagattttggGTTATCTTGTCTAGCTCATACAAAACTCGACCATATATCAATGTGTGCACGGCAAACTCTGAAATATGTTGACCCTGAGTACAAGACGAAATATCCCTTGACGGATACTCGCTGATCCGGGAGCTTCTTGTTTGTGCTGTTGGAGCTCTTGACATCTCAGGTTCATTATAGACATGCAATAGACCGGAAGATGATGAAAAGATGGCAGTGTATGTGTAGAGGTTGCAGTacaaggaagagaaaacaaTGGATGCAGTTGATAAATTCATGGAGCAGGAGGCAAGTAGTTTGGAGCTTGATACCATGAAGGCACTGGGGTTTCTTGCTATGGAGTGCTTGGAGCAACGCATTGGCTTGACAGGCCTTCCATGAAAGACGTGGGTGTTGGAGATTGAATATTTATCAACATTGCAGTCGATAGTGGCGAATTAGCACCGAAATATAAGCTACTTCACTACGTTTGGAGTGGCGTATTAGCACCAAATTGCTATCTTTATGACAAGGCAATTGTTTCAACTTTGGTAGTTTGAGTTGGAAAGCTGTTCCGCGTTGCAACTCTTTAGTAGAGAGCTATGCCACTTTATTTGGACAAATAGCTAGAAAGGAGGAATCAAACATTCAACACACAATACAAACTTATAATCACATTACACAAGTTGGCATGCCGTCCCTATCTTTTGTTTGGCAACATTTCCACCTCGAAATGTCTACGGCAGCTTGAACTAAGTACTCAAAGCATAGAATTAATTTTGGCCGAAGAATATTTGCATCCTCTTCCACATTGAACCTATTAAGTTGCACAACTTCCATAGATTCACCGAGGCGTTTATTAGTTGGCCATTGCTATGTTCCAACATCTACTGCCTTCGCTGACAGGTgtcaaacctgtgcaataacaattaataaaacctaactaccacctaaagcagtcaataatcaattcgagtactggagcagggactctaggtgtgcaatgggttacttgattcaccctgttcccgaagagtttgcttaatccgatatatctgaattaattatttaactgggttcactaactagtagacagtgataagcagggtcgtctcctcagggactggagaaAAATTTATTTCCTTTCAAATCAAGATTAATGGGGGGTTTTTGGGATTAAATGCCAACTAAACAAATTAAAttcagaaaataattaattcgaagaaataactaagagaaactctagccaagggtacacttcagaaatggttcatgcaactgatcattgattcaaaggtaatttcaacatttatttaatagattggttatagttgccatacacgcgataaacaaccagtctttccttaatttctcgatagtcaaggtacggccgttgactatttctctaacccaaaaataattttaggtacgaccgtagaatttaatttctggtttgcattAAGCCTTAGAAAGatccaatcctaactaacaaacacgctacgagggttcgTTTAAGTTAGATCACATATTctcctgacataaacccaatcacgccagttgctactgagatagagataacgaacaagtACGgcttcaattacccctatttagcaaaatagcctatataaacaattaattattgcgcactaatcaaccATACATAAGGCTATAACAATTAGAAAcaggaaatatataaatattaataaatgaaggaaatagttaaaataaattcgatctcacagtaattgccgAACCAAATCATCAGTTGTCCCATTGactagaattaggggtttagttTCCCATTAGTGAACAGGCCATGCGAACGCAGTTGACAAGGGCCGCCAATTCTTGCGTTGAGAATCGGTCAACCGAGAGAGTTAGAAAAGAGCGAGAGGAATCGATCTGCAGTTGTTTCTCACCAAGCAAAGAAATTGTCTGATGCTCTCTCCATTAATTCGGTCAAAATGAAAGAGTAAAGTAAGTGCCAAATGGTCAACAATGGTGGCCCATATTGGTCCCTCACAAAACAAACATATGAGAGAAaggtttcaatttcttcttttgttcttcCAATTTCGGTCAACCAAACTTAGAATTTTAGTTTTTCAAGTCCACAAGAGatggaaaacaaaagtacaGAAGTCAAGAATGGTGGCTCTTTGTCTCTGCTGATTCCCTTCAAAGCTGCGGCCCATCTCTCTTTTAAACGCATCGCCTCCCTGAAAACCTGAGCCAGGCAAAGAAAACTCACTCTCGCCTCTGTTGTCGACCGAAGATCCAGGAAGGGATTTTTCCCTATCGCCAATTgttgtgtttttcctttttttaaaaaaaaataaaataacaagactccctcaaataaaaataaagtaaaatctATTACAATTAAATGTCTTCAGCTTCTCAAGCGGGCCCCACGTACGACAAATCTTCTAAATTTCGATTGTAAGCACTTTTCAGCATCCAGTCCTGCAATTGGCACCAAAAGAAAATATCAGTAGAATCCACCCAATTAATGGAAATCTTTAGTCGAATAAAAGTGCAATAATGCCCAAAATATTCCATTAAAATACACCCTATCACGCCTGTGTGAACCAGCATGCATTTGATTAGCCATTTCTTCTCTCATTGCCTTCCAAGCTGCTATCTCATGTGGGGGCACAACCAATGGTT
Protein-coding regions in this window:
- the LOC140016009 gene encoding wall-associated receptor kinase-like 20, whose translation is MGCCDELKQPLMVYEDVPNETPMDHLQGLNRWRVAWTTRLNVPHAIAEGLAYLHFSVVPANNHRDVKYSNLLLHDTLNAKISDFGLSCLAHTKLDHISMCARQTLKYVDPEYKTKYPLTDTR